A window of Ipomoea triloba cultivar NCNSP0323 chromosome 2, ASM357664v1 contains these coding sequences:
- the LOC116011066 gene encoding ribonuclease 3-like protein 1, producing MDNGEVVENEELIVWSGNQPEKKPTGGSAPPAIDDGGGIEMEAAAGEAVPKPNTAGALKGMARSQLYEICAANRWSPPVFDCCSDDGPNHLKMFKLKVRVEISREHKATTLVCFSNPFPRKKAAAENAAEGALWFLNHLGYRSNNQ from the exons ATGGATAATGGAGAAGTAGTTGAAAATGAAGAGCTGATTGTCTGGAGCGGAAACCAGCCGGAGAAGAAGCCAACGGGTGGGTCTGCGCCGCCGGCCATCGACGACGGTGGCGGTATCGAGATGGAGGCGGCCGCCGGAGAAGCCGTACCTAAACCAAACACCGCAG GTGCATTGAAAGGGATGGCAAGATCACAGTTGTATGAGATCTGTGCAGCCAATCGCTGGAGCCCACCAGTCTTTGACTGTTGCAGTGACGACGGTCCAAATCATCTGAAAAT GTTCAAGTTGAAGGTAAGGGTAGAGATAAGCAGGGAACATAAAGCGACCACTTTGGTGTGTTTTAGCAATCCGTTTCCGAGGAAGAAAGCGGCGGCGGAGAATGCAGCTGAAGGGGCACTCTGGTTCTTGAACCATCTTGGTTATCGCTCAAACAatcagtga
- the LOC116010954 gene encoding uncharacterized protein LOC116010954, giving the protein MHSQAASIVKFNGLNFAEWHEQIQFHLGVLNLDLALLTDKPATIDDNSSADDVAFHQAWERSNRLSLMLMRMTLGSNVKSTIPKFDNAKDLLKHVEKNSLSECADKALAGTLMGKLTTMKFDSSRSMHDHVTEMLALAAKYYAGTPYEPNHKAK; this is encoded by the coding sequence ATGCATTCGCAAGCTGCGTCTATTGTAAAGTTTAATGGGCTGAATTTTGCTGAGTGGCATGAACAAATTCAGTTTCACCTCGGTGTTCTAAATCTTGATCTAGCACTCTTGACTGACAAGCCCGCTACTATTGATGATAATAGCAGTGCTGATGATGTAGCCTTCCATCAAGCATGGGAAAGGTCAAATAGACTCAGCTTAATGCTTATGCGAATGACACTTGGAAGCAACGTCAAGTCAACAATTCCCAAATTTGACAATGCTAAGGATTTGTTGAAACATGTGGAGAAAAATTCACTTTCTGAATGTGCTGATAAGGCCCTAGCAGGCACACTTATGGGTAAACTGACCACCATGAAATTTGATAGTTCGCGTTCCATGCATGATCATGTTACTGAGATGTTAGCCTTAGCAGCAAAATACTATGCAGGGACTCCTTATGAACCAAACCATAAAGCCAAATAA